In Synechococcus sp. KORDI-52, one genomic interval encodes:
- a CDS encoding DUF3764 family protein, with protein MTETTVLDFKLSNTFEEYQAHMNAPEQQAMFAEMGVKTFFIGVCKDDSKRATVMFQGPEDILYNIFTNPETKPVVEASGHVYEGTVITRWLA; from the coding sequence ATGACTGAGACAACTGTTCTGGATTTCAAGCTCAGCAACACGTTTGAGGAATATCAGGCACATATGAATGCGCCTGAGCAACAAGCGATGTTTGCCGAGATGGGAGTCAAGACCTTCTTTATAGGTGTCTGCAAGGATGACTCCAAAAGAGCGACAGTGATGTTTCAAGGACCCGAAGATATCCTCTACAACATCTTCACGAACCCAGAGACCAAGCCGGTTGTTGAAGCTTCTGGTCATGTCTATGAAGGCACCGTAATCACTCGTTGGCTTGCATGA